TCGGGGAAGCATTACTATACCGATTGACGCTCATTCTCATATGCTGCTGAGGATAGAATGAGTTTTTGTCCGAGTTGGTGGCGGGCCTATCGTTGCGCCGGGCGCGGTGCGCGTCGTTTGCTTTCTGGATTTATATTTTAGCGCCAGGCACCGCTGACCGACCGGCGGATCAGTTCAGTCTAGCTATTTGTGGCCCAGTTGAAGCCCGGTCGGTTGAATTGTTCAAAGAGATTGCCATGTTTGGTTAGCCGGGAAATAAAACAGGAGGATTACTATGGCTTATCCGATAAGGCGCTGGCCCGTTGTGGTCATCTTTTTTTCTTTCATGCTCCTGCATCAGATGGATAAATTGCTCATCGGGCCTCTGACTACTCCTATTATGGAGACTTTCCGGATCAATGAGGCCCAGATGGGGGCAGTTTTCAGCGGAGCCCTGCTAGTAGGAGGCTTGCTTTACCCTGTCTGGGGTTACCTTTACGACCGGTTCGCCCGGCCTAAATTACTGGCCCTGGCTGCCTTTATCTGGGGTTCCACCACCTGGTTAAGTGCCCTTGCTCCTAATTACAGCACCTTTCTGGTCACCAGAGCTTCCACTGGCATAGATGATTCCAGCTACCCCGGGCTCCATAGCTTGATATCCGATTACTTTGAGCCTGGCATACGGGGTAAAATATACGGATTGTTGCAGCTGGCCGCCCCCCTGGGTTACCTGCTGGGCATGGTCCTGGCTTTCAGTTTGCGGGATGTTATCGGCTGGCGGGGTGTGTATTATATAACCGGGGCCATGGGCATAATTCTGGCTCTGGCTATATACCGCTGGGTTATAGAAGTGCCACGGGGTCGGGCGGAGCCGGAAATGGCTGGCCTGGAGCAGATAAGCGTTTATAAATTTGACCCCAAGTTAGCTCGTGGTCTTTTCCGCAAGAAGAGCCTGGTCCTTCTCTACCTTCAAGGTTTCTTCGGCGTTTGGCCCTGGCAGGTCATCACTTACTGGTTTTTCCGCTATCTGGAGACGGAGCGGAAATATAGTGCGGATGTAATAATGATAACTATGCTGGTGGCTGTCCTGGTTCTGGCCTCCGGGTATTTTATAGGCGGCGCTATAGGCGATTTCTTGTTCAGGCGAACCCGCAGGGGGCGTATTATTGTTTGCACTGCTGGTGTTTTTTTGGGTTTAATTTTCCTGGTTCTGACTATGAAGACGCCGCCGGAAAATTACGGCACTTTTATGGTTTTCTTGATTTTAACTGCTCTCTTCATACCCTTTGCGGCACCTAACACCCTTTCCACTGTTTATGATGTTACTGAGCCTGAGGTACGGAGCACTGCTGTTGCCATTTCTAACTTCATAGAACAAGGAGGCACGGCTGTAGCACCATTCCTGGCCGGGCTTATCGCCACTGTATCATCTCTGGGCGATGCCATTCTCATTATTTGCACTGCGGGGTGGCTGGTGTGTGGTACTATCTTTCCCCTGGTGGGCTGGCTGCTGCCCAGGGATATGGATGCCCTGCGTCAGTTAATGCGCCAGAGGGCGGAAATGGAGATGGCACGAGGATAAGTGGGGTTAGCAGTTTTTGAGGTTTCTGGGGGCACATCCCCCAGGCCCCCTGCCATGGGGCAAGCCCCCTGGACCCCCGAATTTTTCCCGCCCTCGTGGGCTTTGGGTTTGCCACGGTTTTGGGTCCCACTCGTGGGCAAGATGCAGGAGATGGCTGATCGCTCCCTTTTGGGGTTTCTGGGGGCACATCCCCAAGACCCCCTGCCAGGGGGCAAGCCCCCTGGACCCCCGAATTTTTCCCACCCTCGTGGGCTTGGGGTTTGCCACGGTTTTGGGTCCCACTCGTGGGCGGGATGTAGGAGATGGCTGATCGCTCCCTTTTGAGGTTTTCGGGGGATGCCCCTAAAGTCTCAGGGAATGGAGGGTTTTTTCCTCACTTTCGTGGGTGGGATGCGGGTATTCGTTGGTCGCTAATTTTCAGATGCCCCAGGCTAAAAGCGGCGCCTTTTTATAGCCTCTTCAGGAGGAAGAGTAGTGCGGTCAAAGATCTCACGGATATGAGGCTTGGAATAGTGGGCATAAACGCGTTTGGTGGTGCTTATGTCAGCATGACCAAGAATATCCTGAATGGCTTCCAGAGGAGCTCCTTCTTCCAGCATTTGGGTGGCCCTGTAGTGCCGAAAGTCATGCGGGGTGACATGGAGACCAAGAGCTCTGGCAGCTTTCTTTACTGTGGCCCAGATGCTCACTGTGCTTAGCCGACAACCATAATCCCGACCGTGAGAGATAAAAAGGGGCTCGTAGTGGTCTTTTCTCTCTTCCACATATGCCCGAATAGCTTCCTGGGCCTCTGAAGTCAAAAAGATGAAACGCTGCCTCTGACCTTTGCCCACCACCACGACTTCTCTGCGGCGACCATCAGCCACATCCTTGCGGTTGAGGGAGGCTACTTCGGCTATTCTACCCGCAGAGGCATAAAGGGTGTGAACTATAGCACGGCTCCGCAGGAGCCGCAGACGCTCAAGCCTGTCCTCCGGAAGGGGCTGTTCATCGTAAAAGAGGACTACCGCTGGTAACTCCGGATCAGGCATGGGAATAGGATAAGAAGCACGAGGAAGGATGGCCTTAACTTTTTCTTTAGCTCTTTCTATAGAGAAATCAGGTGGCAAGAGACGATGCCGAAATAAGTAACGGAGGAAGGCAGTAGCAGCAGCAAGGTAGGTTTGCTCTGTGAAGCGGGAAAAGCCCCTTTTATCAAGCCAGATAAAAAACTCTTCCAAGGCTTCCTCCCCTATGGAGGAAACCACAGGGTTTATCAATCCACTTCTTTCCGCGAGGAATTCCATAAAGGCCTTAAGGCCGGTGGAGTAAGTCTTATGGGTGCAGGGGCTTGCTTCCAGCCCCCTGAGGAATTTTTCTGCCGCTTCACCCAGGGATAAGTCTACCATTGTCTCAGGCCGTCTCTTTCAGCTTATCCCACCAGTAAATTGGAATTCCACGGCTGTTTATCAGGATTGGGTGCCCTTTTCCCCGGATGGCATCGGCATTGACAATGCACCGGGTTACATCTGGCATAGAGGGTATTTCGTACATAACGTCCAGAAGCGTTTCTTCAATGATGGTGCGAAGACCCCTGGCCCCAGTTTTGCGCTTGAGGGCCTCTTCAGCAGCAGCTTCCAGAGCTTCAGGAGTGAAAACCAGTTCCACTCCATCCAGGGCAAAAAGTTGCTGGAACTGTTTAACTATGGCATTCCTGGGCTTCGTCAGGATGTCAATCATCGCTTGTTTATCCAGCGGGTCAACGCTCACGATAACGGGCAAGCGGCCTACAAATTCCGGGATAAAGCCGAACTTCATGAGGTCATCGGGAATGACTTGGCGCAGGAGTTCAGCAGTTTCCAGCTCCCGAGCCTTTGGTTCGCCTTCCCTCAGGAACCCTACCCTCCCTTTAAGGCCTATGCGTTCCGCTACAATTTTATCTAGACCCTCAAAAGCTCCTCCGCAGATGAAGAGGATATCGGTGGT
This genomic interval from Anaerolineae bacterium contains the following:
- a CDS encoding MFS transporter; translation: MAYPIRRWPVVVIFFSFMLLHQMDKLLIGPLTTPIMETFRINEAQMGAVFSGALLVGGLLYPVWGYLYDRFARPKLLALAAFIWGSTTWLSALAPNYSTFLVTRASTGIDDSSYPGLHSLISDYFEPGIRGKIYGLLQLAAPLGYLLGMVLAFSLRDVIGWRGVYYITGAMGIILALAIYRWVIEVPRGRAEPEMAGLEQISVYKFDPKLARGLFRKKSLVLLYLQGFFGVWPWQVITYWFFRYLETERKYSADVIMITMLVAVLVLASGYFIGGAIGDFLFRRTRRGRIIVCTAGVFLGLIFLVLTMKTPPENYGTFMVFLILTALFIPFAAPNTLSTVYDVTEPEVRSTAVAISNFIEQGGTAVAPFLAGLIATVSSLGDAILIICTAGWLVCGTIFPLVGWLLPRDMDALRQLMRQRAEMEMARG
- a CDS encoding tyrosine-type recombinase/integrase: MVDLSLGEAAEKFLRGLEASPCTHKTYSTGLKAFMEFLAERSGLINPVVSSIGEEALEEFFIWLDKRGFSRFTEQTYLAAATAFLRYLFRHRLLPPDFSIERAKEKVKAILPRASYPIPMPDPELPAVVLFYDEQPLPEDRLERLRLLRSRAIVHTLYASAGRIAEVASLNRKDVADGRRREVVVVGKGQRQRFIFLTSEAQEAIRAYVEERKDHYEPLFISHGRDYGCRLSTVSIWATVKKAARALGLHVTPHDFRHYRATQMLEEGAPLEAIQDILGHADISTTKRVYAHYSKPHIREIFDRTTLPPEEAIKRRRF